A part of Aegilops tauschii subsp. strangulata cultivar AL8/78 chromosome 2, Aet v6.0, whole genome shotgun sequence genomic DNA contains:
- the LOC109754460 gene encoding uncharacterized protein: MAMVQPVDMAVKANEILARFRPIAPKPALPASPAQAIDGAADRVLCHLQSRPCRARKRGRPSAVPVSAPAAAAKRKRAAYPVPLRCAAAATTDAVVSAATRAYVSVPGSACMPFASLPPATASTGGNLTMLSTMVAGDEEEEEERERDVPVERDLLRKLLEPKVISPRAMRPVGSTIHVESIVHGAVDAASCTAASKTAEEVEADVETDALPAVVTDSSNRVRLVNDAYKEMVGAPECLWLGAVAASRRISGEVALVVAEQATLPESPGGFSCTAKIEWECGGGERASFHAACDVSRLQCEYRHYLFAWRFRTADASSSGSSHRAGGDA; the protein is encoded by the coding sequence ATGGCCATGGTGCAGCCGGTGGACATGGCCGTCAAGGCCAACGAGATCCTCGCGCGGTTCCGGCCCATCGCGCCCAAGCCCGCCCTGCCGGCGTCGCCGGCGCAGGCGATCGACGGCGCCGCCGACCGCGTGCTATGCCACCTGCAGAGCAGGCCGTGCCGAGCAAGGAAGCGCGGGCGCCCGAGCGCCGTGCCGGTGTCCGCGCCGGCCGCTGCcgccaagaggaagagggcggcgtACCCGGTGCCGCTCcggtgcgcggcggcggcgaccaccGACGCGGTGGTGTCCGCGGCGACGAGGGCCTATGTGTCCGTGCCGGGCAGTGCATGCATGCCGTTTGCGTCGCTGCCGCCGGCGACTGCGAGTACCGGCGGGAATCTGACGATGCTCTCGACCATGGTGgcgggcgacgaggaggaggaggaggagagggagagggacgtCCCCGTGGAGCGCGACCTGCTGCGGAAGCTGCTGGAGCCCAAGGTGATCTCGCCGAGGGCGATGCGCCCCGTAGGATCCACCATCCACGTCGAATCCATCGTCCACGGCGCCGTCGACGCGGCCAGCTGCACCGCCGCCTCGAAGACggcggaggaggtggaggcggacGTGGAGACCGACGCGCTGCCGGCGGTCGTCACGGACTCGAGCAACCGCGTCCGGCTGGTGAACGACGCCTACAAGGAGATGGTGGGCGCGCCCGAGTGCCTGTGGCTCGGCGCGGTGGCCGCGTCGAGGAGGATCAGCGGGGAGGTGGCGCTGGTGGTGGCCGAGCAGGCGACGCTGCCGGAGTCCCCAGGGGGGTTCTCGTGCACGGCGAAGATCGAGtgggagtgcggcggcggcgagcgggctTCCTTCCATGCAGCGTGCGACGTCAGCCGGCTGCAGTGCGAGTACAGGCACTACCTCTTCGCCTGGAGGTTTCGCACCGCCGATGCATCATCGTCCGGCAGCAGCCACCGCGCCGGCGGCGACGCATGA